A stretch of the Odontesthes bonariensis isolate fOdoBon6 chromosome 5, fOdoBon6.hap1, whole genome shotgun sequence genome encodes the following:
- the LOC142380864 gene encoding cortexin-3: MDVPRMAEGLFSSTLSSSGGGHHVPSYLTLEQKAAFVFVLLLFIFLALLIVRCFRILLDPYRSMPSSNWTDHTEKDTFDYRIV; this comes from the coding sequence ATGGATGTGCCCAGGATGGCTGAGGGCCTCTTCAGCAGCACGCTGTCCTCGTCGGGAGGAGGCCATCATGTGCCTTCCTACCTGACGCTGGAGCAGAAGGCCGCCTTCGTCTTTGTGTTGCTGCTCTTCATTTTTCTGGCCCTGCTTATCGTGCGCTGTTTCCGCATCCTGCTTGACCCCTACCGCAGTATGCCCTCATCCAACTGGACAGATCATACCGAGAAAGACACTTTTGATTACCGTATCGTCTGA